In Saccharothrix violaceirubra, the following are encoded in one genomic region:
- a CDS encoding DNA-directed RNA polymerase subunit beta', with product MLDVNFFDELRIGLATADDIRQWSYGEVKKPETINYRTLKPEKDGLFCEKIFGPTRDWECYCGKYKRVRFKGIICERCGVEVTRAKVRRERMGHIELAAPVTHIWYFKGVPSRLGYLLDLAPKDLEKIIYFAAYVIVGVNAELRHNDLPTLESEMQVERKRVENRRDADVEARAQKLEADLAELEAEGAKSDVRRKVKEGGEREMRQLRDRAQRELDRLDEIWSTFTKLDKAQLIADELLYRELYDRYGDYFTGAMGAEAIQRLLGDYDVDAEADNLRETIRSGKGQKKLRALKRLKVVAAFQATRNNPQGMVLDCVPVIPPDLRPMVQLDGGRFATSDLNDLYRRVINRNNRLKRLIDLGAPEIIVNNEKRMLQEAVDALFDNGRRGRPVTGPGNRPLKSLSDLLKGKQGRFRQNLLGKRVDYSGRSVIVVGPQLKLHQCGLPKQMALELFKPFVMKRLVDLNHAQNIKSAKRMVERARPAVWDVLEEVITEHPVLLNRAPTLHRLGIQAFEPQLVEGKAIQLHPLVCEAFNADFDGDQMAVHLPLSAEAQAEARVLMLSSNNILSPASGKPLAMPRLDMVTGLYHLTRHKEDDLGEGLAFSSPAEAQMAYDRKVLGLQAMAKIRISDKNPPKGQEPEGWEPGQPWLAHTTLGRVLFNEILPQDYPFLNEVMPKKRQATVINDLAERYPMVTVARTLDKLKDAGFHWATRSGVTVAISDVLVPEAKQGILDEHEKLADAVEKRYQRGQLSYTERNSELVKVWTKATEEVAEVMEANFPEDNSIRMIVKSGAAGNMTQVRSLAGMRGLVTNPKGEYIPRPIKNSFREGLSVLEYFIATHGARKGLADTALRTADSGYLTRRLVDVSQDVIIREIDCNTTRGVNMTVGERLGDKVGLHEFAQTSVYARTIAEDITDADGNVVLNRGDDLGDPALQTLINAGVVRVKVRSVLTCESAVGVCASCYGRSMATGKLVDVGEAVGIVAAQSIGEPGTQLTMRTFHQGGVAGDDITTGLPRVQELFEARVPKGKAPIADVDGRVRIEDGDRFWKITLIPDDGSEEIIFEKLSKRQRLANTPTGPLQDGDHVAVGQQLLEGTPDPHEVLRVMGPREAQLHLVQEVQKVYRAQGVAIHDKHIEVIVRQMLRRVTIIDSGATEFLPGSLVERSDFESGNRQVVAEGGEPAAGRPVLMGITKASLATDSWLSAASFQETTRVLTDAAINGRSDKLIGLKENVIIGKLIPAGTGINRYRNIQVQPTEEARAAAYAIPSYDDGYYTPDVFGTGTGAAVPLDDYDFGRDYR from the coding sequence GTGCTCGACGTCAACTTCTTCGACGAGCTCCGCATCGGTCTCGCGACCGCGGACGACATCCGGCAGTGGTCCTACGGCGAGGTCAAGAAGCCCGAGACCATCAACTACCGCACGCTCAAGCCGGAGAAGGACGGCTTGTTCTGCGAGAAGATCTTCGGTCCCACGCGGGACTGGGAGTGCTACTGCGGCAAGTACAAGCGCGTGCGCTTCAAGGGCATCATCTGTGAGCGCTGTGGCGTCGAGGTGACCCGCGCGAAGGTCCGCCGCGAGCGCATGGGCCACATCGAACTGGCCGCGCCCGTCACGCACATCTGGTACTTCAAGGGCGTCCCGAGCCGGTTGGGCTACCTGCTCGACCTGGCCCCCAAGGACCTCGAGAAGATCATCTACTTCGCCGCCTACGTGATCGTGGGCGTCAACGCCGAGCTGCGCCACAACGACCTGCCGACGCTGGAAAGCGAGATGCAGGTCGAGCGCAAGCGCGTCGAGAACCGGCGGGACGCCGACGTCGAGGCCCGCGCGCAGAAGCTGGAAGCCGACCTGGCCGAGCTGGAGGCCGAGGGCGCCAAGTCCGACGTCCGCCGCAAGGTCAAGGAGGGCGGCGAGCGCGAGATGCGCCAGCTGCGCGACCGCGCGCAGCGCGAGCTGGACCGGCTCGACGAGATCTGGTCCACGTTCACCAAGCTGGACAAGGCCCAGCTGATCGCGGACGAGCTGCTCTACCGCGAGCTGTACGACCGCTACGGCGACTACTTCACCGGTGCCATGGGCGCCGAGGCGATCCAGCGGTTGCTGGGCGACTACGACGTGGACGCCGAGGCCGACAACCTGCGCGAGACCATCCGCAGCGGCAAGGGCCAGAAGAAGCTGCGCGCGCTCAAGCGGCTGAAGGTCGTGGCCGCGTTCCAGGCCACGCGCAACAACCCGCAGGGCATGGTCCTGGACTGCGTCCCGGTCATCCCGCCGGACCTGCGCCCGATGGTGCAGCTCGACGGTGGCCGCTTCGCGACGTCCGACCTGAACGACCTGTACCGCCGCGTGATCAACCGGAACAACCGCCTCAAGCGACTGATCGACCTCGGCGCACCCGAGATCATCGTCAACAACGAGAAGCGGATGCTCCAGGAGGCCGTCGACGCGCTGTTCGACAACGGCCGCCGCGGTCGTCCGGTCACCGGTCCGGGCAACCGGCCGCTCAAGTCGCTGTCCGACCTGCTCAAGGGCAAGCAGGGCCGGTTCCGCCAGAACCTGCTCGGCAAGCGCGTCGACTACTCGGGCCGTTCGGTCATCGTGGTCGGCCCGCAGCTCAAGCTGCACCAGTGCGGTCTGCCCAAGCAGATGGCGCTGGAGCTGTTCAAGCCGTTCGTCATGAAGCGGCTCGTGGACCTCAACCACGCGCAGAACATCAAGTCCGCCAAGCGGATGGTCGAGCGTGCGCGCCCGGCCGTGTGGGACGTGCTCGAAGAGGTCATCACCGAGCACCCCGTGCTGCTCAACCGCGCGCCCACGCTGCACCGCCTCGGCATCCAGGCGTTCGAGCCGCAGCTGGTCGAGGGCAAGGCCATCCAGCTCCACCCGCTGGTCTGTGAGGCGTTCAACGCCGACTTCGACGGTGACCAGATGGCCGTCCACCTGCCGCTGTCCGCCGAGGCCCAGGCCGAGGCGCGCGTGCTGATGCTGTCGTCGAACAACATCCTCTCGCCCGCGTCGGGCAAGCCGCTGGCCATGCCGCGTCTGGACATGGTGACCGGCCTGTACCACCTGACCCGGCACAAGGAGGACGACCTCGGCGAGGGCCTGGCGTTCTCCTCGCCGGCCGAGGCGCAGATGGCGTACGACCGCAAGGTGCTGGGTCTGCAGGCCATGGCCAAGATCCGCATCTCGGACAAGAACCCGCCGAAGGGCCAGGAGCCGGAGGGCTGGGAGCCCGGTCAGCCGTGGCTGGCGCACACCACGCTCGGCCGCGTGCTGTTCAACGAGATCCTGCCGCAGGACTACCCGTTCCTGAACGAGGTCATGCCCAAGAAGCGGCAGGCCACGGTCATCAACGACCTCGCCGAGCGGTACCCGATGGTCACCGTCGCCCGGACGCTGGACAAGCTGAAGGACGCGGGCTTCCACTGGGCCACCCGGTCGGGCGTCACGGTCGCGATCTCGGACGTCCTCGTGCCCGAGGCCAAGCAGGGCATCCTGGACGAGCACGAGAAGCTCGCCGACGCGGTGGAGAAGCGCTACCAGCGCGGTCAGCTCTCCTACACCGAGCGCAACAGCGAGCTGGTCAAGGTGTGGACCAAGGCGACGGAAGAGGTCGCCGAGGTCATGGAGGCCAACTTCCCCGAGGACAACTCGATCCGCATGATCGTGAAGTCCGGCGCGGCGGGCAACATGACCCAGGTCCGCTCGCTGGCCGGCATGCGTGGTCTGGTGACCAACCCGAAGGGCGAGTACATCCCGCGTCCGATCAAGAACTCGTTCCGCGAGGGCTTGTCGGTGCTGGAGTACTTCATCGCGACCCACGGTGCCCGCAAGGGTCTGGCCGACACCGCGCTGCGCACCGCCGACTCGGGTTACCTGACCCGTCGTCTGGTGGACGTGTCGCAGGACGTGATCATCCGCGAGATCGACTGCAACACGACCCGCGGCGTGAACATGACCGTCGGCGAGCGCCTGGGCGACAAGGTGGGCCTGCACGAGTTCGCGCAGACCTCGGTCTACGCGCGGACCATCGCGGAGGACATCACCGACGCCGACGGCAACGTGGTGCTCAACCGCGGTGACGACCTCGGCGACCCGGCGTTGCAGACGCTGATCAACGCGGGCGTCGTCCGGGTGAAGGTCCGCTCGGTGCTGACCTGCGAGTCCGCGGTCGGCGTGTGCGCGTCCTGCTATGGCCGTTCGATGGCGACCGGCAAGCTGGTCGACGTCGGCGAGGCCGTCGGCATCGTCGCCGCCCAGTCGATCGGTGAGCCCGGCACGCAGCTGACGATGCGTACGTTCCACCAGGGTGGTGTGGCCGGTGACGACATCACCACCGGTCTGCCCCGTGTGCAGGAGCTGTTCGAGGCCCGCGTCCCCAAGGGCAAGGCCCCGATCGCCGACGTCGACGGCCGCGTCCGCATCGAGGACGGCGACCGCTTCTGGAAGATCACCCTCATCCCGGACGACGGGTCCGAGGAGATCATCTTCGAGAAGCTGTCGAAGCGTCAGCGCCTGGCCAACACCCCGACCGGCCCGTTGCAGGACGGCGACCACGTGGCCGTCGGCCAGCAGCTGCTGGAAGGCACGCCGGACCCGCACGAGGTGCTGCGCGTCATGGGCCCGCGCGAGGCCCAGCTGCACCTGGTCCAGGAAGTGCAGAAGGTGTACCGCGCCCAGGGTGTGGCCATCCACGACAAGCACATCGAGGTCATCGTGCGGCAGATGCTGCGCCGCGTGACGATCATCGACTCGGGCGCGACGGAGTTCCTGCCGGGCTCGCTGGTCGAGCGGTCGGACTTCGAGTCGGGCAACCGCCAGGTCGTCGCCGAGGGCGGCGAGCCGGCCGCCGGCCGTCCGGTCCTGATGGGCATCACGAAGGCGTCGCTGGCCACCGACTCGTGGCTGTCGGCAGCGTCCTTCCAGGAGACCACGCGAGTCCTGACCGACGCCGCCATCAACGGCCGGTCGGACAAGCTGATCGGCCTGAAGGAGAACGTGATCATCGGCAAGCTGATCCCGGCCGGCACCGGCATCAACCGGTACCGGAACATCCAGGTCCAGCCCACCGAGGAAGCCCGCGCGGCGGCCTACGCCATCCCGAGCTACGACGACGGCTACTACACGCCCGACGTCTTCGGCACGGGCACCGGCGCAGCCGTCCCGCTGGACGACTACGACTTCGGCCGCGACTACCGCTGA
- a CDS encoding TFIIB-type zinc ribbon-containing protein yields MQCPKCHANMRTYDRMGVHIEQCDGCRGVFLDYGELEAITRLEAQTHTPPPPPPAAHAPAPQVHYVQTQPAWGHGGYGHGYGHRKHHGLAGLFFSS; encoded by the coding sequence ATGCAGTGTCCCAAGTGCCATGCGAACATGCGCACCTACGACCGGATGGGTGTGCACATCGAGCAGTGCGACGGCTGCCGGGGCGTCTTCCTGGACTACGGCGAGCTGGAAGCCATCACGCGCCTGGAGGCCCAGACGCACACCCCGCCGCCCCCGCCGCCGGCGGCGCACGCGCCCGCTCCGCAGGTCCACTACGTGCAGACCCAGCCCGCCTGGGGTCACGGTGGCTACGGGCACGGGTACGGCCACCGGAAGCACCACGGGCTCGCGGGACTGTTCTTCTCCTCCTGA
- a CDS encoding phosphotransferase family protein yields the protein MDDLVAGMVALAAGGAHEVLAVRGPVVVVRVGDVVLKAHEPGTDLDALTLRLAVAERLGRVLLPPLGPPVVVGDRVVTSWPYGRPVPQGEPESLPMEVAGRLLAELHRVPAPAGSPEATAWARMVRAVRDMPTHVDGAALVERAFATLPERGPSGSTLVHGDWHLGQLLWRDGWWLIDLDDLGFGDPAWDLARPAALLLAGVLDDVTWARLLDAYLDAGGTAVRRDDPWAALEVPARALVIQMAARALTAAERDGKRLESAQSALMDACARIVSTHVPMARG from the coding sequence GTGGACGACCTGGTCGCGGGGATGGTCGCGCTCGCCGCTGGCGGTGCGCACGAGGTGTTGGCCGTGCGCGGCCCGGTGGTGGTCGTGCGGGTGGGCGACGTCGTGCTGAAGGCGCACGAGCCGGGCACGGACCTGGACGCGTTGACACTGCGTTTGGCCGTGGCCGAGCGGCTGGGCCGGGTGTTGCTGCCGCCGCTGGGTCCGCCGGTCGTGGTCGGCGACCGGGTGGTGACGTCGTGGCCTTACGGGCGGCCGGTGCCGCAGGGCGAGCCCGAGTCGTTGCCGATGGAAGTCGCGGGACGGCTGTTGGCCGAGCTGCACCGCGTGCCGGCGCCGGCCGGGAGCCCCGAGGCCACGGCGTGGGCGCGGATGGTGCGTGCCGTGCGGGACATGCCGACGCACGTCGACGGCGCGGCGCTCGTCGAGCGGGCGTTCGCGACCCTGCCCGAGCGGGGGCCGTCCGGGTCGACGCTCGTCCACGGCGACTGGCACCTGGGCCAGTTGCTGTGGCGGGACGGGTGGTGGTTGATCGACCTGGACGACCTGGGGTTCGGCGACCCGGCGTGGGACCTGGCCCGCCCGGCGGCGTTGCTGCTGGCGGGCGTGCTCGACGACGTGACGTGGGCGCGGCTGCTCGACGCCTACCTGGACGCCGGCGGTACGGCCGTGCGGCGGGACGACCCTTGGGCGGCGCTGGAGGTGCCGGCGCGGGCGTTGGTGATCCAGATGGCGGCACGTGCGCTCACCGCTGCGGAGCGTGACGGCAAGCGTTTGGAGTCGGCGCAAAGTGCCCTGATGGATGCTTGCGCCCGGATCGTCTCCACGCATGTACCCATGGCTCGCGGCTAA